In Egibacteraceae bacterium, the following proteins share a genomic window:
- a CDS encoding Dabb family protein: MLWHIVRFQFRPDVDDDERVALEGDLRALGDSIDEVVWLAVSRSVDEPAVTGLLTVFADSAALAAYRDHALHVPVVERARALCSDIVRLDMTAGTPG; this comes from the coding sequence ATGCTGTGGCACATCGTGCGCTTCCAGTTCCGCCCCGACGTCGACGACGACGAACGGGTTGCGCTCGAAGGCGACCTGCGGGCGCTGGGCGACAGCATCGACGAGGTGGTGTGGCTGGCGGTCTCCCGGTCGGTCGACGAGCCGGCGGTCACGGGCCTGCTGACCGTCTTCGCCGACAGCGCCGCACTGGCCGCGTACCGCGACCACGCCCTGCACGTGCCGGTCGTCGAGCGAGCCCGGGCGCTGTGCAGCGACATCGTCCGCCTCGACATGACGGCCGGCACCCCCGGCTAG
- a CDS encoding SRPBCC family protein yields the protein MDDAERHVPAASPGPGGIPAEPSDPELPVRGWAAVGLPVERMWAIFDDVRGWPRWNPCFRWARVTGGTLREGALLCWVFNPIRSRYPYVLPASARIVEYEPRRGVTWKVTAVPGFSALHRYAFEAVDEDRCRFGSWEVAEGPAYRLLRPFWLAHFRYVRDASLAGARALPGRVTR from the coding sequence GTGGACGACGCCGAGCGCCACGTGCCCGCTGCAAGCCCGGGTCCGGGCGGGATCCCGGCCGAGCCGAGCGACCCGGAGCTGCCGGTGCGGGGGTGGGCGGCGGTCGGCCTGCCCGTGGAGCGGATGTGGGCGATCTTCGACGACGTGCGCGGCTGGCCGCGCTGGAACCCCTGCTTTCGCTGGGCGCGTGTGACCGGCGGGACGCTGCGGGAGGGCGCGCTGCTGTGCTGGGTGTTCAACCCCATCCGCTCCCGCTACCCCTACGTCCTGCCGGCGTCGGCCCGGATCGTCGAGTACGAGCCCCGGCGGGGGGTGACCTGGAAGGTGACCGCGGTGCCCGGCTTCTCGGCACTGCACCGCTACGCCTTCGAGGCGGTCGACGAGGACCGCTGCCGGTTCGGGTCGTGGGAGGTGGCCGAGGGGCCGGCGTACCGGCTGCTGCGCCCGTTCTGGCTGGCGCACTTCCGCTACGTCCGTGACGCGTCGCTGGCCGGTGCGCGCGCCCTCCCCGGACGCGTGACCCGGTGA
- a CDS encoding GMC family oxidoreductase has translation MDVDAVVVGSGFGGAAAACRLAEAGRSVCVLERGKAYPPGSFPRRPAAMAASFWDPSEGLQGLFDIWSFRGLEAVVASGLGGGSLIYANVLLRKDERWFVRETRLGGDHEYWPVSRADLEPHYDAAERMLDATPYPFDRPPYDATAKTRAYAGAAQRLGLDWFRPNLAVTFSPAGVTLGEPFGDPADNLHGRRRATCTLCGECDVGCNIGAKNTLDYTYLSTAARAGADIRTRCEVRRLTAHPDGGYTVSFVRHAPEHEGAPTRTGRLPTEDVRAKVVVLAAGALGSTYLLLRNRSALPALSPRLGSRFSGNGDLLAFVTGGPRSFDPSRGPVITSTVRVPDAVDGGNGRGFYVQDGGYPAFVDWVLEGANVVGPLRRIARFAAARVRSRLTGEPKSTVGAEIGALLGDGRLSAGTLPLLGMGRDVPDGTMRLRSGYLDVDWTTETSAAYFRRVRAVMRAVAGTLDARLQENVSSYLRRVVTVHPLGGCPMGRDAREGVVDDHGEVFGHPGLFVADGAVMPGPVGPNPSLTIAALAERFSARMIDRCGHG, from the coding sequence ATGGACGTCGACGCGGTGGTCGTGGGCTCGGGCTTCGGCGGGGCCGCCGCGGCATGCCGCCTGGCAGAGGCCGGCCGCTCGGTCTGCGTCCTGGAGCGCGGCAAGGCCTACCCACCCGGGTCGTTCCCCCGCCGCCCCGCGGCGATGGCCGCGAGCTTCTGGGACCCCAGCGAGGGCCTGCAGGGGCTGTTCGACATCTGGTCGTTCCGCGGCCTGGAGGCGGTCGTCGCCTCCGGCCTGGGTGGCGGTTCGCTCATCTACGCCAACGTGCTCCTGCGCAAGGACGAGCGCTGGTTCGTCCGCGAGACGCGCCTCGGGGGCGACCACGAGTACTGGCCGGTCTCACGTGCCGACCTGGAGCCCCACTACGACGCCGCGGAGCGCATGCTCGACGCGACCCCCTACCCCTTCGACCGCCCGCCCTACGACGCCACCGCCAAGACCCGCGCGTACGCGGGGGCGGCGCAGCGGCTCGGTCTCGACTGGTTCCGCCCGAACCTCGCCGTGACGTTCTCCCCGGCGGGCGTCACCCTCGGCGAGCCGTTCGGCGACCCTGCCGACAACCTCCACGGCCGCCGCCGGGCGACCTGCACGCTGTGCGGGGAGTGCGACGTCGGCTGCAACATCGGCGCGAAGAACACCCTCGACTACACCTATCTCAGCACCGCGGCGCGGGCCGGTGCGGACATCCGGACGCGCTGCGAGGTGCGCCGGCTCACGGCCCACCCCGACGGGGGCTACACGGTGAGCTTCGTGCGCCACGCACCCGAGCACGAGGGGGCACCGACCAGAACCGGGCGCCTGCCGACCGAGGACGTGCGGGCGAAGGTCGTCGTGCTCGCCGCCGGGGCGCTCGGCAGCACGTACCTGCTGCTGCGCAACCGCAGCGCGTTGCCCGCGCTCAGCCCCCGCCTCGGCTCGCGCTTCAGCGGCAACGGCGACCTGCTCGCGTTCGTCACCGGCGGGCCGCGGTCCTTCGACCCGTCGCGGGGGCCGGTGATCACGAGCACCGTGCGCGTCCCCGACGCCGTCGACGGCGGCAACGGGCGCGGTTTCTACGTGCAGGACGGGGGCTATCCCGCCTTCGTCGACTGGGTCCTCGAGGGCGCCAACGTGGTGGGGCCGCTGCGGCGGATCGCCCGGTTCGCGGCGGCCCGGGTGCGCAGTCGCCTGACCGGCGAGCCGAAGTCCACCGTCGGCGCCGAGATCGGTGCGCTGCTCGGCGACGGGCGGCTCTCGGCGGGGACGCTGCCGCTGCTCGGCATGGGCCGGGATGTGCCCGACGGTACGATGCGCCTGCGCTCTGGCTACCTCGACGTGGACTGGACCACCGAGACCTCGGCGGCCTACTTCCGTCGGGTCCGCGCGGTGATGCGCGCGGTGGCGGGCACGCTCGACGCGCGGTTGCAGGAGAACGTGTCGAGCTACCTGCGCCGGGTCGTCACCGTCCACCCGCTCGGGGGCTGCCCCATGGGTCGCGACGCGCGCGAGGGGGTCGTCGACGACCACGGCGAGGTGTTCGGTCACCCCGGCCTCTTCGTCGCCGACGGCGCGGTCATGCCCGGCCCCGTCGGCCCGAACCCCTCGCTCACGATCGCGGCCCTGGCGGAGCGCTTCTCGGCGCGGATGATCGACCGGTGCGGCCATGGCTGA
- a CDS encoding patatin-like phospholipase family protein, producing the protein MADALRRSLIMAGGGVKVAFQAGVLQVWLDEAGLVFDHADGASGGVFNLAMWCQGMSGTEMADHWRRYRPLRAVQPTVAGLLAAPLAGSLLSYRRFRRTILRDWGLNWTAIRATDRAATFNLYDFTAHEHVVRPAADMTEDLLISAVSLPIWFPPVRVDGHHYIDAVFATDANLEEGIRRGADELWVVWTVSDQGRWRRGFVHQYFQIIEAAANSRLRADLARIQRSNAAVAAGEHGEFGRPVAVRLLRAEVPVHYLLTLTRDRMAAAVDLGVHAARDWCAEQGIALRAPAATAAAPAPPAAPTADPQRRGVRFTEEMTGFVTLGDDDPDRGARTGRAAGTRAGFRLTIAVDDLDRFVTDPDLAATATGEVRCEVLGGRLPVERGAFNLFVDADDPRDKRMRYRLWFRDAAGHPLTLTGFKVVRDDPGPDAWADTTTLYTRILRGHVDGPATEAADVVAAGILRIRPLAFARQLTTFRATAPTRRAGLAALARFGRLFAGNLRDVYAGPVGRRAPTP; encoded by the coding sequence ATGGCTGACGCCCTGCGGCGCTCGCTCATCATGGCCGGGGGCGGCGTGAAGGTCGCGTTCCAGGCCGGCGTGCTGCAGGTGTGGTTGGACGAGGCCGGGCTCGTCTTCGACCACGCCGACGGCGCCAGCGGCGGCGTGTTCAACCTGGCGATGTGGTGCCAGGGCATGAGCGGGACCGAGATGGCCGACCACTGGCGCCGGTACCGGCCGCTGCGCGCCGTCCAGCCGACGGTGGCCGGCCTGCTGGCCGCGCCCCTGGCGGGCTCGCTGCTGTCCTACCGCCGGTTCCGCCGGACCATCCTGCGCGACTGGGGCCTCAACTGGACGGCGATCCGGGCCACCGACCGCGCCGCGACGTTCAACCTGTACGACTTCACCGCGCACGAGCACGTCGTGCGCCCCGCCGCGGACATGACCGAGGACCTGCTCATCTCGGCGGTGTCCCTGCCGATCTGGTTCCCGCCGGTGCGCGTGGACGGGCACCACTACATCGACGCGGTGTTCGCCACGGACGCGAACCTCGAGGAGGGCATCCGCCGCGGCGCCGACGAGCTGTGGGTCGTGTGGACCGTCAGCGACCAGGGCCGCTGGCGCCGCGGCTTCGTGCACCAGTACTTCCAGATCATCGAGGCCGCCGCCAACAGCCGGCTCCGCGCCGACCTGGCCCGCATCCAGCGCAGCAACGCCGCCGTCGCTGCCGGGGAGCACGGCGAGTTCGGCCGGCCCGTGGCGGTCAGGCTGCTGCGCGCCGAGGTCCCGGTGCACTACCTGCTGACGCTCACCCGCGACCGCATGGCCGCCGCGGTGGACCTCGGGGTGCACGCCGCCCGCGATTGGTGCGCGGAGCAGGGCATCGCGCTGCGGGCGCCCGCGGCGACCGCCGCGGCGCCTGCGCCGCCCGCCGCGCCCACGGCGGACCCGCAGCGGCGCGGGGTGCGGTTCACCGAGGAGATGACGGGGTTTGTCACCCTGGGCGACGACGACCCCGACCGGGGCGCGCGGACCGGGCGGGCCGCCGGCACGCGTGCCGGCTTCCGCCTGACCATCGCGGTCGACGACCTCGATCGCTTCGTGACCGACCCCGACCTCGCGGCCACGGCGACCGGGGAGGTGCGCTGCGAGGTGCTCGGCGGGCGCCTGCCCGTGGAGCGCGGCGCGTTCAACCTGTTCGTCGACGCCGACGACCCCCGCGACAAGCGCATGCGGTACCGCCTGTGGTTCCGCGACGCCGCCGGCCACCCGCTCACCCTCACGGGCTTCAAGGTGGTGCGTGACGACCCGGGTCCCGACGCGTGGGCCGACACCACCACCCTGTACACGCGCATCCTGCGCGGCCACGTCGACGGGCCCGCGACCGAGGCGGCCGACGTCGTGGCCGCGGGGATCCTGCGCATCCGACCGCTGGCCTTCGCGCGCCAGCTCACCACGTTCCGGGCCACGGCGCCCACCCGCCGCGCCGGCCTCGCCGCGCTGGCCCGGTTCGGCCGGCTGTTCGCCGGCAACCTGCGGGACGTCTACGCCGGACCGGTCGGCCGGCGCGCCCCGACGCCATGA
- a CDS encoding metallophosphoesterase, whose translation MSAQPPDRRDAAPRPRTLAALDFRRRAATRWYHPPVLADAAVRLAVSMAFDAFLDKRELQAALAAEVYEVPEDPARRTADDAELWIDYVADTGDGFPATYTIAWLASQARLPLEGNPAGLPRGDLMVLGGDEVYPVANPGAYTDRLTGPYEAALPWAADGGQDVFAIPGNHDWYDGLTSFMRVFGQGAWIGGRRTRQARSYFALRLPHGWWLWGIDIAFDAYVDDPQMRYFRQVRAQMEPGDRVILCTAKPSWVKPHDPGSYRNLAFVERKLLHDVEVPLTIAGDYHHYSRYVGDDGTHKVTAGGGGAFLHPTHGLGDALVLPPHGDGDAAARVSAPTRSADPHEAASPVDPAAVADEDDAGPYRWFRRAAVYPDPATSRRLVWGCLAMSVRNPWFTMIPAALSTVLLWSVLFARRAAGGAVGDTLATTAGRVGFADLAAGLAASPVALLLVVTLLGALVGFARPSTRWRLPGAPAWVPKALLGLTHGVVQVLAFLVVASAATRLMAPLLHAELPAVGQVTVLLALFVVVAALGGGAGGLVMGAYLAAANAAPGHAHGNESFSALANEDHKHFLRLHIDRTGALHLHAIGVDRACRKWDVDPDAEDPEASWLRPAEPPPRARLVDGPLCVHPGRGDGGVAGPTRSA comes from the coding sequence ATGAGCGCCCAGCCGCCTGACCGGCGCGACGCCGCGCCGCGCCCCCGCACCCTCGCCGCGCTCGACTTCCGCCGCCGCGCCGCGACGCGGTGGTACCACCCCCCGGTGCTCGCCGACGCCGCCGTGCGGCTGGCCGTCTCCATGGCTTTCGACGCGTTCCTCGACAAGCGCGAGCTGCAGGCCGCCCTGGCCGCCGAGGTCTACGAGGTGCCGGAGGACCCCGCCCGGCGCACGGCCGACGACGCGGAGCTGTGGATCGACTACGTCGCCGACACCGGCGACGGCTTCCCCGCCACGTACACGATCGCGTGGCTGGCCTCGCAGGCGCGGCTGCCGCTGGAGGGCAACCCGGCCGGCCTGCCCCGCGGTGACCTGATGGTCCTCGGCGGGGACGAGGTGTACCCGGTGGCCAACCCGGGCGCCTACACCGACCGGTTGACCGGCCCGTACGAGGCCGCGCTGCCCTGGGCCGCCGACGGGGGCCAGGACGTCTTCGCCATCCCCGGCAACCACGACTGGTACGACGGCCTGACGAGCTTCATGCGCGTCTTCGGCCAGGGCGCGTGGATCGGCGGGCGGCGGACCCGCCAGGCCCGCAGCTACTTCGCGTTGCGCCTGCCGCACGGGTGGTGGCTGTGGGGCATCGACATCGCCTTCGACGCCTACGTCGACGATCCGCAGATGCGGTACTTCCGTCAGGTCCGCGCGCAGATGGAGCCCGGTGACCGGGTGATCCTGTGCACTGCAAAGCCCAGCTGGGTCAAGCCGCACGACCCCGGGTCCTACCGCAACCTCGCGTTCGTCGAGCGCAAGCTGCTGCACGACGTCGAGGTCCCCCTGACGATCGCCGGCGACTACCACCACTACTCGCGCTACGTCGGCGACGACGGCACCCACAAGGTCACCGCCGGCGGCGGCGGGGCGTTCCTGCACCCGACCCACGGGCTCGGGGACGCGCTGGTTCTGCCGCCCCACGGCGACGGCGACGCCGCGGCCCGGGTGAGCGCGCCCACCCGGTCGGCCGACCCGCACGAGGCCGCCAGCCCGGTGGACCCGGCGGCGGTGGCCGACGAGGACGACGCCGGCCCCTACCGGTGGTTCCGGCGGGCAGCCGTCTACCCGGACCCGGCGACCTCGCGCCGACTGGTCTGGGGATGCCTGGCCATGTCGGTGCGCAACCCCTGGTTCACCATGATCCCCGCAGCGCTGTCCACGGTCCTGCTGTGGTCGGTGCTGTTCGCGCGGCGCGCGGCCGGAGGAGCGGTGGGCGACACCCTCGCCACGACCGCCGGTCGCGTCGGGTTCGCCGATCTCGCCGCGGGGTTGGCGGCCAGCCCGGTCGCCCTGCTGCTGGTCGTCACGCTGCTCGGGGCGCTGGTCGGGTTCGCCCGCCCGTCGACGCGCTGGCGCCTGCCGGGGGCTCCGGCGTGGGTGCCGAAGGCGCTGCTCGGCCTGACCCACGGGGTCGTCCAGGTGCTGGCGTTCCTCGTGGTGGCGTCGGCGGCGACGCGGCTGATGGCACCGCTGCTGCACGCGGAGCTGCCGGCGGTCGGGCAGGTCACGGTGCTGCTTGCGCTGTTCGTGGTGGTCGCCGCCCTCGGCGGGGGTGCCGGGGGGCTCGTGATGGGCGCGTACCTGGCGGCAGCCAACGCGGCGCCGGGCCACGCCCACGGCAACGAGTCGTTCTCCGCGCTCGCCAACGAGGACCACAAGCACTTCCTGCGACTGCACATCGATCGCACGGGCGCGCTGCACCTGCACGCGATCGGCGTGGACCGGGCGTGCCGGAAGTGGGACGTCGACCCCGACGCCGAGGATCCGGAGGCGTCGTGGCTGCGCCCGGCCGAGCCGCCACCGCGAGCCCGACTGGTCGACGGTCCGCTGTGCGTCCACCCGGGCCGCGGCGACGGGGGCGTCGCGGGGCCTACTCGGTCGGCGTAG
- a CDS encoding DUF4349 domain-containing protein, with the protein MARATLSLKSLLLIVLVWVLAGCSGADRAEMSEEPTDSAGSSGEAAAPAEGLSRAAPEGDGAGDEDTASDAESQPAGDLELPGATQPASVGERIIKEGTVTLELEEQRFDTAFGQVVDAATRLGGTVVSSDTTTTDSGATAGSVTVQVPVERYEDLLVGVGEIGTVVSRRITAQDVTDEFTDLESRLRHLQAQERFYLELLEEAEGVADAIAVQQQLEGLQGQIEQVQGRLQLLDARTTFSTLTVELFEPGAPVELAGTGGERPDLGRYWDLARDAFVNVVGGMLVAGFFVAPLLVVLVAAYLVWQALRRRSPSGTTPTE; encoded by the coding sequence ATGGCCCGCGCCACCCTGTCCCTGAAGTCCCTGCTGCTGATCGTGCTCGTGTGGGTGCTGGCGGGGTGCTCCGGTGCCGACCGCGCGGAGATGTCGGAGGAGCCCACCGACTCCGCCGGCTCGAGCGGCGAGGCGGCGGCACCCGCCGAGGGCTTGTCGAGGGCTGCCCCCGAGGGCGACGGTGCGGGGGATGAGGACACGGCGTCCGACGCCGAGTCGCAGCCGGCGGGCGACCTCGAGCTGCCCGGGGCGACGCAGCCCGCATCCGTCGGCGAGCGCATCATCAAGGAGGGCACGGTCACCCTGGAGCTGGAGGAGCAGCGCTTCGACACGGCCTTCGGGCAGGTGGTCGACGCCGCGACCCGCCTGGGCGGCACGGTGGTGTCAAGCGACACGACCACGACCGACTCGGGCGCCACCGCGGGCAGCGTCACGGTGCAGGTGCCGGTCGAGCGCTACGAGGACCTGCTCGTCGGCGTCGGCGAGATCGGCACGGTCGTGTCGCGTCGGATCACCGCCCAGGACGTCACCGACGAGTTCACCGACCTGGAGTCGCGCCTGCGCCACCTGCAGGCCCAGGAGCGCTTCTACCTGGAGCTGCTCGAGGAGGCCGAGGGCGTGGCGGACGCGATCGCCGTCCAGCAGCAGCTCGAAGGCCTGCAGGGCCAGATCGAGCAGGTGCAGGGCCGCCTCCAGCTGCTCGACGCCCGCACCACCTTCTCGACGCTGACGGTGGAGCTGTTCGAGCCGGGCGCACCGGTCGAGCTCGCGGGCACGGGCGGCGAGCGACCCGACCTGGGACGGTACTGGGACCTGGCCCGCGACGCGTTCGTGAACGTCGTGGGCGGCATGCTCGTCGCCGGGTTCTTCGTGGCCCCGCTGCTCGTGGTGCTCGTGGCGGCCTACCTGGTCTGGCAGGCCCTGCGGCGGCGCTCCCCCTCGGGGACTACGCCGACCGAGTAG
- a CDS encoding FAD-binding oxidoreductase produces MVAADQPGIAGLRAALSGGVVAKGDEDWDVARQAFNLAVDQRPAAVAFPADADEVAATVRFAAERGLQVAPQLTGHNAAPLGPLDGAVLLRTDGLDDVAFDAEHTRARVGAGVRWGDVVRQTSPRSRAALHGSSPGVGVVGYSLGGGLGWYARRWGLAANSVTAVELVAADGSRLRADRDHEPDLFWALRGGGGNFGVVTAMEFALYPVGELYAGALFFPWERSAEVLHVWHGLLADLPDTVTSCGRIMQFPPFPDVPESLRGRSFVVIEAACLGGADVAAPLLAPLRGLRPSLDTFAAVAPEALLDLHMDPPLPVPALSDHLLLEHLAPAAIDDLAAVAGPGSGSPLAAVDLRHTGAALARPQPHDGAVGALPGVLSLFAVGVPADPAAGAAVGGQLAKVNAVLAGHAVGQSLNMVEGPVATRQVYPPATYRRLQRVRAQYDPDERFRANHPVPTRG; encoded by the coding sequence GTGGTCGCTGCCGACCAACCCGGGATCGCCGGGCTACGTGCCGCACTGTCCGGCGGGGTCGTCGCCAAGGGTGACGAGGACTGGGACGTCGCGCGTCAGGCGTTCAACCTCGCCGTCGACCAGCGGCCCGCCGCCGTGGCCTTCCCCGCCGACGCGGACGAGGTGGCCGCCACGGTCCGGTTCGCGGCGGAGCGGGGGCTGCAAGTGGCCCCGCAGCTGACCGGCCACAACGCCGCCCCGCTCGGCCCGCTCGACGGGGCCGTGCTGCTGCGCACCGACGGACTCGACGACGTGGCGTTCGACGCCGAGCACACCCGCGCGCGGGTTGGCGCCGGGGTCCGCTGGGGCGACGTGGTGCGCCAGACGTCCCCCCGCAGCCGTGCGGCGCTGCACGGCTCGTCGCCCGGCGTCGGCGTCGTCGGCTACTCGCTGGGCGGTGGGCTGGGGTGGTACGCGCGGCGGTGGGGCCTTGCCGCGAACAGCGTCACCGCGGTCGAGCTGGTCGCGGCCGACGGCAGCCGCCTGCGCGCCGACCGCGACCACGAGCCGGACCTGTTCTGGGCGCTGCGGGGCGGTGGCGGCAACTTCGGGGTCGTCACCGCCATGGAGTTCGCCCTCTACCCGGTCGGCGAGCTGTACGCGGGGGCGCTCTTCTTCCCCTGGGAGCGCTCCGCGGAGGTGCTGCACGTCTGGCACGGGCTGCTGGCCGACCTGCCGGACACCGTCACCTCGTGCGGGCGGATCATGCAGTTCCCCCCGTTCCCCGACGTGCCGGAGTCCCTGCGGGGCCGGTCCTTCGTCGTGATCGAGGCGGCCTGCCTCGGCGGCGCGGACGTGGCCGCACCGCTGCTGGCGCCCCTGCGGGGACTGCGGCCGAGCCTCGACACGTTCGCGGCGGTGGCGCCGGAGGCACTGCTGGACCTGCACATGGATCCCCCCCTGCCCGTGCCGGCGCTGAGCGACCACCTGCTGCTCGAACACCTGGCCCCCGCGGCGATCGACGACCTGGCAGCGGTGGCCGGGCCGGGATCCGGCTCGCCGCTGGCCGCCGTCGACCTGCGCCACACCGGCGCGGCGCTCGCCCGCCCGCAGCCCCACGACGGCGCGGTGGGGGCGCTGCCCGGGGTCCTGTCCCTGTTCGCCGTGGGTGTCCCCGCCGACCCCGCCGCGGGGGCCGCGGTCGGGGGCCAGCTCGCGAAGGTCAATGCGGTCCTCGCCGGCCACGCCGTCGGACAGTCGCTGAACATGGTCGAGGGCCCGGTCGCCACCCGCCAGGTCTACCCGCCCGCCACCTACCGTCGCCTCCAGCGGGTGCGCGCGCAGTACGACCCCGACGAGCGGTTCCGGGCAAACCACCCCGTGCCGACCCGGGGGTAG
- a CDS encoding cell wall-binding repeat-containing protein, whose amino-acid sequence MAGQSVGAALVAFVLLAAGGGTAAAQTPRAAAAPGCPSGPVALTFDDGPGVHTPAVLDLLAARGVPATFFPTGGLVDRHPGLVRRAAAEGHVVGNHTYGHENLTHLADALIHATVIRTTQAIQRAGVRAAPLVRPPYGATNARVHHAIRALGSVQLLWTVDPQDWRGHSPDTIAAHVLGRLAPGAVVVLHDGSPRTPNTIGALPRIIDEGRARGFCFGVLDDAGAVVMPAPPTPPPPAPKQVAPPQLVEVLSGGDRYATGVAVSRATWPGLVPAVVLAEGEAWADAVSGSVLAAAVGGPLLLTRGDRLDPGIAEELRRLAPEIAYLLGPLDPAVEDALWAQNIEVRRLRGPDRYTTSEMIADAAVGHGADPSTVVVATGDRFPDALAAAPLAAGQRHPILLARPSEDHTRLTRIVQRLGTARTWVVGGSAALPEVTVLGLPGMERIAGPTRTATAAVLATRAVQLGYASKPLVASGWSAPDGLTGSGLAARQRRPILLTGPAELSPDVHAWLRDHRSTAVTVLGGPAAVGPGALCQLRTGLDRPDAC is encoded by the coding sequence ATGGCGGGACAGAGCGTGGGCGCGGCGCTGGTCGCCTTCGTGCTCCTGGCCGCGGGCGGCGGGACGGCTGCGGCGCAGACCCCCCGGGCCGCCGCGGCGCCGGGCTGCCCGTCGGGGCCGGTGGCGCTCACCTTCGACGACGGGCCGGGCGTGCACACCCCGGCGGTCCTGGACCTGCTGGCCGCCCGCGGGGTCCCGGCCACCTTCTTCCCCACCGGCGGCCTCGTCGACCGGCACCCCGGGCTGGTCCGGCGCGCGGCGGCGGAGGGCCACGTCGTCGGCAACCACACCTACGGGCACGAGAACCTCACCCACCTGGCCGACGCGCTGATCCACGCCACGGTGATCCGGACCACGCAGGCGATCCAACGCGCCGGGGTCCGCGCGGCCCCCCTGGTCCGCCCACCGTACGGGGCCACAAACGCGCGCGTGCACCACGCCATCCGGGCGCTCGGCTCGGTGCAGCTGCTGTGGACGGTCGACCCGCAGGACTGGCGAGGTCATTCGCCGGACACGATCGCCGCGCATGTGCTCGGCCGGTTGGCGCCGGGCGCGGTGGTCGTCCTGCACGACGGCAGCCCGCGCACCCCCAACACGATCGGCGCGCTGCCCCGGATCATCGACGAGGGCAGGGCCCGCGGGTTCTGCTTCGGTGTCCTGGACGACGCCGGCGCGGTGGTGATGCCCGCGCCCCCGACACCGCCCCCACCGGCGCCGAAGCAGGTCGCCCCGCCCCAGCTGGTCGAGGTCCTGAGCGGCGGGGACCGCTACGCGACCGGGGTGGCGGTCAGCCGCGCGACCTGGCCCGGCCTCGTGCCCGCGGTGGTGCTCGCCGAGGGCGAGGCGTGGGCCGACGCCGTGTCGGGCAGCGTCCTGGCCGCCGCGGTTGGCGGTCCGCTCCTGCTGACCCGGGGCGACCGGCTCGACCCGGGGATCGCCGAGGAGCTGCGCCGCCTGGCCCCCGAGATCGCGTACCTGCTCGGGCCCCTGGACCCGGCCGTTGAGGACGCGCTGTGGGCACAGAACATCGAAGTCCGTCGGCTGCGCGGTCCCGACCGCTACACCACCTCGGAGATGATCGCCGATGCCGCCGTGGGGCACGGCGCCGACCCCTCGACCGTGGTCGTCGCCACCGGCGACCGCTTCCCCGACGCGCTGGCCGCCGCCCCCCTCGCGGCCGGGCAACGCCACCCCATCCTGCTGGCGCGGCCGTCGGAGGACCACACGCGCCTGACCCGCATCGTCCAGCGGCTGGGCACCGCGCGGACCTGGGTCGTCGGCGGGAGCGCGGCGCTGCCGGAGGTGACCGTGCTCGGCCTGCCCGGCATGGAGCGCATCGCCGGCCCGACCCGCACCGCCACCGCCGCGGTGCTGGCCACCCGGGCGGTCCAGCTCGGCTACGCCTCCAAACCGCTGGTGGCCAGCGGGTGGTCCGCCCCCGACGGGCTCACCGGCAGCGGCCTGGCCGCCCGGCAGCGGCGGCCGATCCTGCTGACCGGCCCAGCCGAGCTCAGCCCGGACGTGCACGCCTGGCTGCGCGACCACCGCAGCACCGCCGTCACCGTGCTCGGCGGACCGGCGGCGGTCGGTCCCGGGGCGCTGTGCCAGCTGCGCACCGGGCTCGACCGCCCCGACGCCTGCTGA